One genomic segment of Amycolatopsis sp. Hca4 includes these proteins:
- a CDS encoding amino acid ABC transporter ATP-binding protein, which yields MIKASAVNKYFGDLHVLREITLEVPRGQVVVVLGPSGSGKSTLCRAINRLEPINSGEIAVDGVPLPAEGKALAALRADVGMVFQSFNLFAHKTIVENVMLAPVKVRKTSQAEARKTAMELLERVGIANQADKYPAQLSGGQQQRVAIARALAMRPKVMLFDEPTSALDPEMVQEVLDVMTGLAKDGMTMLVVTHEMGFARRAADRVIFMADGEIVEDTTPEEFFTAPKSERAKDFLGKILTH from the coding sequence ATGATCAAGGCGTCCGCCGTGAACAAGTACTTCGGCGACCTGCACGTGCTCAGGGAGATCACGCTCGAGGTGCCTCGCGGCCAGGTCGTCGTGGTGCTCGGCCCGTCGGGCTCGGGCAAGTCGACCCTGTGCCGGGCGATCAACCGGCTGGAGCCGATCAACTCGGGCGAGATCGCCGTCGACGGCGTTCCGCTGCCCGCCGAGGGCAAGGCGCTGGCCGCGCTGCGGGCCGACGTCGGCATGGTGTTCCAGTCGTTCAACCTGTTCGCGCACAAGACCATCGTCGAGAACGTGATGCTCGCGCCGGTGAAGGTCCGCAAGACCTCGCAGGCCGAAGCCCGCAAGACGGCGATGGAGCTGCTGGAGCGCGTCGGCATCGCCAACCAGGCCGACAAGTACCCGGCCCAGCTGTCGGGCGGCCAGCAGCAGCGCGTGGCCATCGCGCGGGCGCTGGCGATGCGGCCCAAGGTGATGCTGTTCGACGAGCCGACCTCGGCGCTGGACCCGGAGATGGTCCAGGAGGTCCTCGACGTGATGACGGGCCTGGCCAAGGACGGCATGACGATGCTCGTCGTCACCCACGAGATGGGCTTCGCCCGCCGGGCAGCCGATCGGGTGATCTTCATGGCCGACGGCGAGATCGTCGAGGACACGACACCCGAAGAGTTCTTCACCGCGCCGAAGAGCGAGCGCGCGAAGGACTTCCTCGGCAAGATCCTGACCCACTGA
- a CDS encoding glutamate ABC transporter substrate-binding protein, whose translation MRIRTLAVGLLAGGLALTTLTACGKEGTPATPGSGDQSGTNAPAALSYPVAQGVDLAGSPVFAKMKSAGALTVGAKDDQPGLGLKDPTTGKFGGFDIEIAKLVSAGLGFDPEKITFRTVDSGAREQTIANGDVNYYVGTYSITDKRKALVSFAGPYFVAGQDLLVRKDDTSITGPETLKGKKVCSVTGSTPIQKVRQQNLTEPGNIVEFQKYSQCVEKLQSKDVDAVTTDDAILKGYAAQEPDTLKVVGKTFSTEKYGIGLNKDDKVLRDKVNEILQKALDDGTWQKIYDATLGKSGSTATKPTLEKY comes from the coding sequence ATGAGGATCCGCACCCTCGCGGTGGGACTGCTCGCCGGCGGCTTGGCGCTGACCACGCTGACCGCCTGTGGCAAGGAAGGCACGCCGGCCACGCCGGGTTCCGGTGACCAGAGCGGCACGAACGCCCCCGCGGCGCTGAGCTACCCGGTCGCGCAGGGCGTCGACCTGGCCGGCTCCCCGGTGTTCGCCAAGATGAAGTCGGCGGGTGCGCTGACCGTGGGCGCCAAGGACGACCAGCCGGGCCTCGGCCTCAAGGACCCGACGACCGGCAAGTTCGGCGGCTTCGACATCGAGATCGCCAAGCTGGTCTCGGCCGGCCTCGGCTTCGACCCGGAGAAGATCACCTTCCGCACGGTCGACTCCGGTGCGCGTGAGCAGACGATCGCGAACGGCGACGTGAACTACTACGTCGGCACCTACTCGATCACCGACAAGCGCAAGGCGCTGGTCTCCTTCGCCGGCCCGTACTTCGTCGCCGGCCAGGACCTGCTCGTCCGCAAGGACGACACCTCGATCACCGGCCCGGAGACCCTCAAGGGCAAGAAGGTCTGCTCGGTCACCGGCTCGACCCCGATCCAGAAGGTCCGGCAGCAGAACCTGACCGAACCGGGCAACATCGTCGAGTTCCAGAAGTACTCGCAGTGCGTCGAGAAGCTGCAGTCGAAGGACGTCGACGCGGTCACGACCGACGACGCGATCCTCAAGGGCTACGCGGCTCAGGAGCCGGACACCCTGAAGGTCGTCGGCAAGACGTTCTCGACCGAGAAGTACGGCATCGGCCTCAACAAGGACGACAAGGTGCTGCGCGACAAGGTCAACGAGATCCTGCAGAAGGCGCTGGACGACGGCACCTGGCAGAAGATCTACGACGCCACCCTCGGCAAGTCGGGCTCGACCGCGACCAAGCCGACCCTCGAGAAGTACTGA
- a CDS encoding amino acid ABC transporter permease, with the protein MDVLLNNLDLFGPFFLRTIELFVLSAVGSLIWGTILAMLRVSPVPVFRAVGAAYVTIARNTPLTLVFAFFVFAYPLLDIVKLDYFPAAVTALTVYTSAFICEVVRSGINTVPVGQAEAGRALGLTFGQILGQVVLPQALRSVVPPLISTLIALLKNTTIAAGFSVAEAGAIRQYLSERGENQLVGLLWVALGFIILVAVLSFVQRSLEKRWSVAR; encoded by the coding sequence ATGGACGTCCTGCTCAACAACCTGGACCTGTTCGGTCCGTTCTTCCTGCGCACGATCGAACTGTTCGTGCTCTCCGCTGTCGGCAGCCTGATCTGGGGCACGATCCTGGCGATGCTGCGGGTGAGCCCGGTCCCCGTCTTCCGCGCCGTCGGCGCGGCGTACGTGACGATCGCCCGGAACACGCCGCTCACCCTGGTGTTCGCGTTCTTCGTGTTCGCCTACCCGCTGCTCGACATCGTCAAGCTCGACTACTTCCCGGCCGCGGTGACGGCGCTGACCGTGTACACCTCGGCGTTCATCTGCGAGGTCGTGCGCTCGGGCATCAACACCGTGCCGGTCGGCCAGGCCGAGGCGGGCCGGGCGCTGGGACTGACCTTCGGCCAGATCCTCGGCCAGGTCGTGCTGCCGCAGGCGCTGCGCTCGGTCGTGCCGCCGCTGATCAGCACCTTGATCGCGCTGCTGAAGAACACCACCATCGCGGCCGGTTTCTCCGTCGCCGAGGCCGGCGCGATCCGCCAGTACCTGTCCGAACGCGGGGAGAACCAGCTGGTCGGCCTGCTGTGGGTCGCGCTCGGCTTTATCATCCTGGTCGCCGTGCTGTCGTTCGTCCAACGCAGCCTGGAGAAGCGCTGGAGCGTCGCCCGATGA
- a CDS encoding TAXI family TRAP transporter solute-binding subunit, translating into MTSRRTRGLAIAAALLLVLAACTSGFGDLKLRIAAGNSGGVYYKLAQTLATAWQGGLGIDRPQVLQTQGSPDNVAKVLAGTADVAFVAADVAADRYQAHPKLAALARIHDDYLHIVVRADSDIRSVSQLSGHRVAIGSPQSGVEFIAQSLLTALGLRDSVSATTRGLDESVAALRNHEIDAFFWSGGLPTPKLLEPENRGRLRLLDLADVLPKIQTLNQVYSTATIPASTYSQTLPVTTLVVPNFLVVPKTMPDDVAEALVRGLFDARSELAKANSAALSIDVHPGIETQPIPLHPGALRYYRAQKT; encoded by the coding sequence GTGACCAGCAGGCGGACGCGCGGGCTCGCGATCGCGGCTGCCCTCCTGCTGGTGCTCGCCGCCTGCACCAGCGGCTTCGGCGACCTCAAGCTGCGGATCGCCGCCGGCAACTCGGGCGGCGTCTACTACAAGCTCGCACAGACCCTCGCCACCGCCTGGCAGGGCGGCCTGGGCATCGACCGGCCGCAGGTGCTGCAGACGCAGGGTTCGCCGGACAACGTCGCCAAGGTGCTGGCCGGCACGGCCGACGTCGCCTTCGTCGCGGCCGACGTCGCCGCGGACCGGTACCAGGCGCACCCCAAGCTCGCCGCCCTCGCCCGGATCCACGACGACTACCTGCACATCGTCGTCCGCGCCGACTCCGACATCCGGTCGGTGTCCCAGCTGAGCGGTCACCGGGTCGCGATCGGCTCCCCGCAGTCCGGCGTCGAGTTCATCGCCCAGTCGCTGCTCACCGCGCTCGGGCTGCGCGACTCGGTCAGCGCGACCACCCGCGGCCTCGACGAATCCGTGGCCGCGCTGCGGAACCACGAAATCGACGCGTTCTTCTGGTCCGGCGGCCTGCCCACGCCGAAACTGCTGGAACCGGAGAACCGCGGCCGGCTGCGCCTGCTCGACCTCGCCGACGTGCTGCCGAAGATCCAGACGCTCAACCAGGTCTACAGCACCGCGACGATCCCGGCGAGCACGTACAGCCAGACCCTGCCCGTGACGACGCTGGTGGTGCCGAACTTCCTGGTGGTCCCGAAGACCATGCCGGACGACGTGGCGGAGGCACTGGTCCGCGGCCTGTTCGACGCCCGCAGCGAGCTGGCGAAGGCCAACTCGGCGGCCCTGTCGATCGACGTCCACCCGGGCATCGAGACCCAGCCGATTCCCCTGCACCCGGGGGCGCTGCGGTACTACCGGGCCCAGAAGACCTAG
- a CDS encoding helix-turn-helix domain-containing protein, with the protein MNGNFETFQRELAASGFPPLVNKLAGAGFRARIATRDLGPLRLVSLDTPESACFGRERDAVDGENLAIKVMARGRTRIEQGRGEAELGPSDLVLLDPTRAVRFESTAGAHVTVVVPRRELRIRPAQLDRLVGVRIDGSRGPGALVSVLARESARSATEFREAEARRSAAAVVELIAVALEARLGDGQPAPDERLRDRITGYIEARLADPGLSPPGIAAAHHISVRRLHKLFEDQPLTVAALIRRRRLERCRAELTGGGRTVTAVAARWGFPDPTHFSKLFKATYGYNARALVTSNRAPATKTRAAGPGKDGGDEVRQ; encoded by the coding sequence GTGAACGGCAATTTCGAGACGTTCCAACGCGAGCTGGCCGCCAGCGGGTTCCCGCCGCTGGTCAACAAGCTGGCCGGGGCCGGCTTCCGGGCCCGGATCGCCACCCGCGACCTCGGACCGCTGCGGCTGGTCTCCCTCGACACGCCCGAAAGCGCCTGCTTCGGGCGGGAGCGTGACGCCGTCGACGGCGAGAACCTGGCGATCAAGGTGATGGCCCGGGGCCGGACGCGGATCGAACAGGGGCGCGGCGAGGCCGAACTCGGGCCGTCCGACCTGGTGCTGCTCGATCCCACGCGGGCGGTCCGGTTCGAGAGCACCGCCGGGGCGCACGTCACCGTCGTCGTCCCGCGCCGGGAGCTGCGGATCCGGCCCGCACAGCTCGACCGGCTCGTCGGCGTCCGCATCGACGGCAGTCGTGGGCCGGGCGCGCTGGTCTCGGTGCTGGCCCGGGAGTCGGCGCGGTCGGCGACCGAGTTCCGCGAGGCGGAGGCACGGCGCTCGGCGGCGGCCGTCGTCGAGCTGATCGCGGTCGCGCTGGAGGCCCGGCTCGGCGACGGGCAACCGGCCCCGGACGAGCGGCTGCGGGACCGGATCACCGGCTACATCGAGGCCCGGCTGGCCGATCCCGGCCTGTCCCCGCCCGGGATCGCCGCCGCCCACCACATCTCGGTACGCCGGCTGCACAAGCTGTTCGAGGACCAGCCGCTCACCGTCGCGGCGCTGATCCGCCGTCGCCGCCTGGAGCGTTGCCGAGCCGAGCTGACCGGAGGCGGCCGTACTGTCACCGCCGTCGCGGCCCGGTGGGGATTCCCCGATCCCACCCACTTCAGCAAGCTGTTCAAGGCGACGTACGGCTACAACGCCCGCGCACTGGTCACCAGCAACCGTGCACCGGCGACCAAGACGCGCGCCGCCGGCCCGGGAAAGGATGGTGGTGACGAAGTCAGGCAATAG
- a CDS encoding NADP-dependent oxidoreductase, with protein MKRLQYDRYGGPEVMRLAEFEPATPGSGEVLVRVRAAASNALDWKMRNGELKLMTGRSFPRAMGHDFAGVVEAVGDGVTRLKAGDAVLGAARFRQAGAFAEMVTAPEKAVVCKPVELSYEEAAALPTVGVTAYQAIAEIRPGQAVFVNGCLGGVGRAAVQLARARGASVAGSGRDTAADEARELGVEPVVGFGFDPAALAGRFDLVLDTPGLLPFAAARTLLKPGGSIVDIVPTPAKMLRSALPGPFRAMMGRMAPADLEEVARTLRLPIARTVPLGEAIPALTELEREQRPKGGKLVIAMP; from the coding sequence GTGAAGCGCCTCCAATACGACCGCTACGGCGGCCCCGAGGTGATGCGGCTCGCCGAGTTCGAGCCGGCCACGCCCGGGTCGGGTGAGGTGCTCGTCCGCGTCCGGGCGGCGGCATCCAACGCGCTGGACTGGAAGATGCGCAACGGCGAGCTGAAGCTGATGACCGGCCGCTCGTTCCCCCGGGCGATGGGGCACGACTTCGCCGGAGTCGTCGAGGCGGTCGGCGACGGCGTCACCCGGCTGAAGGCCGGCGACGCGGTCCTCGGCGCGGCCCGGTTCCGGCAGGCGGGAGCGTTCGCCGAGATGGTCACGGCCCCGGAGAAGGCGGTCGTGTGCAAACCGGTGGAGCTCTCCTACGAGGAGGCCGCCGCCCTGCCGACCGTGGGCGTGACCGCCTACCAGGCCATCGCGGAGATCCGGCCCGGGCAGGCGGTCTTCGTCAACGGGTGCCTGGGCGGGGTGGGCCGTGCCGCCGTCCAGCTCGCCCGGGCGCGGGGAGCCTCGGTGGCCGGCAGCGGCCGTGACACCGCGGCGGACGAGGCCCGCGAGCTCGGCGTCGAACCGGTCGTGGGTTTCGGCTTCGACCCGGCCGCGCTCGCGGGACGGTTCGACCTCGTCCTCGACACGCCCGGTCTGCTTCCGTTCGCCGCGGCCCGGACGCTGCTGAAGCCCGGCGGGAGCATCGTCGACATCGTCCCGACCCCGGCCAAGATGCTCCGGAGCGCACTGCCCGGGCCGTTCCGGGCGATGATGGGCCGGATGGCGCCCGCCGACCTGGAGGAGGTGGCCCGGACGTTGCGTCTGCCCATCGCCCGCACGGTCCCGTTGGGCGAGGCGATTCCCGCCCTGACGGAGCTGGAGCGCGAGCAGCGCCCGAAAGGCGGCAAACTGGTCATCGCCATGCCCTGA
- a CDS encoding response regulator transcription factor — MRVLLVEDDDRVAGALIPALTRRGLAIARLATGAGVLDRVHEVDVVLLDLGLPDIDGVTLCRQIRAVSDVAIIVVSARGEVDDRIQGLRAGADDYLVKPYDVEELMARVEAVRRRRGEHPAAEPVVIRVGDVTVDVSRHEVLVDGKAVALSRKEFQVLALVAGARGAVCSREHVLTEVWGHRGPAESRSLDVHVATLRTKLGRPALIETVRGVGYRLGGQVARS, encoded by the coding sequence GTGCGGGTGCTGCTGGTGGAGGACGACGACCGGGTCGCGGGTGCGCTCATCCCGGCGCTGACCCGCCGCGGCCTGGCGATCGCCCGGCTGGCCACCGGCGCCGGCGTGCTCGACCGGGTGCACGAGGTCGACGTCGTCCTGCTGGACCTGGGCTTGCCCGACATCGACGGCGTGACGCTGTGCCGCCAGATCCGCGCGGTCAGCGACGTCGCGATCATCGTCGTCTCGGCCCGGGGCGAGGTCGACGACCGGATCCAGGGCCTGCGCGCGGGCGCCGACGACTACCTGGTCAAGCCCTACGACGTCGAGGAGCTGATGGCCAGGGTCGAGGCCGTGCGCCGCCGCCGCGGGGAGCACCCGGCCGCCGAGCCGGTGGTCATCCGGGTCGGGGACGTCACGGTCGACGTCTCCCGGCACGAGGTGCTGGTCGACGGCAAGGCGGTCGCCCTGTCCCGCAAGGAGTTCCAGGTGCTGGCGCTGGTGGCGGGCGCGCGCGGGGCGGTCTGCTCGCGGGAGCACGTGCTCACGGAGGTGTGGGGGCACCGCGGCCCGGCGGAAAGCCGGTCGCTGGACGTGCACGTCGCGACGCTGCGGACGAAGCTGGGCCGCCCGGCGCTGATCGAGACCGTCCGCGGGGTCGGGTACCGGCTCGGCGGCCAGGTCGCCCGGAGCTGA
- a CDS encoding HAMP domain-containing sensor histidine kinase yields MRVRLQGIVLTLVALLVFGLGIPLARSIAAGAQQDLFLDRLTDTARFASLAQRPLLDNKPGLINPDLIRYNEVYGVQVAVVDQDGKLFASSLGPDAARIDLKAERLSGPIGEALAGRRSQPAGVLMPWDSTPLVLAEPVLADGEVHGAVLTVSDTGSERADVLWWWLLLAAGGILAFTLALAVAIPVVRWILRPVHRLDDATGALVASVVSGREAEPVGESGGPPELRQLGRSFDRMASSVSGALAAQRAFVADASHQLRNPLTALKIRLGNLEGHVNDEPAAADLEAARVDAGRLHQILDGLLSMARAEASGDELDPVVLDEAVADRVADWSVVGEARDVRLVVETPGDGARVCMPPRGAETILDALLDNALKFTASGTEILVAVSREEDRVRLSVRDHGPGLRPDELDRALDRFWRSPAHQNVPGSGLGLAIVSEIVAHSDGKLELDLPEGGGLRISMLFPVA; encoded by the coding sequence GTGCGGGTCCGGCTGCAGGGCATCGTGCTGACGCTGGTGGCGTTGCTGGTGTTCGGCCTGGGCATCCCGCTGGCCAGGAGCATCGCGGCCGGCGCGCAGCAGGACCTGTTCCTCGACCGGCTGACCGACACCGCGCGGTTCGCGTCGCTGGCGCAGCGCCCGCTGCTGGACAACAAGCCGGGCCTGATCAACCCCGACCTGATCCGCTACAACGAGGTGTACGGCGTCCAGGTGGCGGTCGTCGACCAGGACGGCAAGCTCTTCGCCTCGTCGCTGGGCCCGGACGCGGCGCGGATCGACCTCAAGGCCGAACGGCTCAGCGGGCCGATCGGCGAGGCGCTCGCCGGCCGCCGCTCGCAGCCGGCGGGCGTGCTGATGCCGTGGGATTCGACGCCGCTGGTGCTCGCCGAACCGGTGCTGGCCGACGGCGAGGTGCACGGCGCGGTGCTGACGGTGTCCGACACCGGCTCCGAGCGGGCGGACGTGCTGTGGTGGTGGCTGCTGCTGGCCGCGGGCGGGATCCTCGCCTTCACACTCGCGCTGGCCGTGGCGATCCCGGTGGTCCGCTGGATCCTGCGGCCGGTGCACCGGCTCGACGACGCGACGGGCGCGCTGGTGGCCTCGGTGGTCAGCGGCCGCGAGGCCGAGCCGGTGGGGGAGAGCGGCGGGCCGCCGGAGCTGCGCCAGCTCGGCCGGTCGTTCGACCGGATGGCGTCGAGCGTGTCGGGCGCGCTGGCGGCGCAGCGGGCGTTCGTCGCCGACGCGTCCCACCAGCTGCGCAACCCGCTGACGGCGTTGAAGATCCGCTTGGGCAACCTCGAAGGCCACGTGAACGACGAGCCGGCGGCCGCGGACCTCGAGGCGGCGCGGGTCGACGCGGGCCGGCTGCACCAGATCCTGGACGGGCTGCTGTCGATGGCGCGGGCCGAGGCTTCGGGCGATGAGCTGGACCCGGTGGTGCTGGACGAGGCCGTGGCGGATCGGGTCGCCGACTGGTCGGTGGTCGGCGAGGCCCGTGACGTCCGGCTGGTGGTGGAGACGCCGGGTGACGGTGCGCGCGTGTGCATGCCACCGCGGGGCGCGGAGACGATCTTGGACGCGTTGCTGGACAACGCCTTGAAGTTCACCGCATCGGGGACGGAAATCCTGGTGGCGGTCTCCCGGGAAGAGGACCGGGTGCGGTTGTCGGTGCGGGACCACGGGCCGGGGCTGCGGCCGGACGAGCTCGACCGGGCGCTGGACCGGTTCTGGCGGAGCCCGGCGCACCAGAACGTGCCCGGGTCGGGGCTGGGGCTGGCGATCGTCAGCGAGATCGTCGCCCATTCGGACGGGAAACTGGAGCTGGACCTGCCCGAGGGCGGCGGGCTGCGGATCTCGATGCTGTTCCCGGTCGCCTGA
- a CDS encoding cupin domain-containing protein, whose protein sequence is MAKVNIVRPGEGEILGSGAQQIRILENGEHTEHRLGFAEVTIPPGTPSPLQHRHAQHDEGFYVLKGTFRFTVGEDHYDAGPGTWVIVPTGAPHTFANIGDENAVMLNTFTPDLYVQYFRDFKAMIDSGQPVNAETMKPLWENYATEISNEYAS, encoded by the coding sequence GTGGCGAAGGTGAACATCGTCCGTCCCGGTGAGGGCGAGATCCTGGGCAGCGGGGCACAGCAGATCCGGATACTGGAGAACGGCGAGCACACCGAGCACCGGCTCGGGTTCGCCGAAGTCACCATCCCGCCGGGCACCCCGAGCCCGTTGCAGCACCGCCACGCCCAGCACGACGAGGGTTTCTACGTGCTGAAGGGAACGTTCCGGTTCACCGTCGGCGAGGACCACTACGACGCCGGGCCGGGCACCTGGGTCATCGTGCCGACCGGGGCGCCGCACACGTTCGCCAACATCGGCGACGAGAACGCGGTCATGCTGAACACCTTCACGCCGGACCTTTACGTGCAGTACTTCCGCGACTTCAAGGCGATGATCGATTCCGGGCAGCCGGTGAACGCGGAAACCATGAAACCGCTCTGGGAGAACTACGCCACCGAGATCTCGAACGAATACGCGTCGTGA